Within the Dolichospermum compactum NIES-806 genome, the region ATGTGGAATTAATTTTAATAGATGATGGTAGCCGCGATCGCTCTTTAAGTATGATGCGCGAATTACATCATCGTGATAATCGAGTCCATTACCTCAGTCTAGCCCGGAATTTTGGGCATCAAGTCGCTGTTACTGCTGGTTTGAACTTTGTCCAAGGTCAATGTATCATTGTTATGGATGCCGATCTCCAAGATCCACCAGAATTAATTTTAACAATGATCGAAAAGTGGCATCAGCAATACCAAGTAGTATACGCTCAACGCATATCCCGTCAAAAGGAAGGGTGGCTAAAACGCTTAACAGCATACCTTTTTTATCGCATTCTGCGACGCTTGGCTAAAGTTGATATTCCTGTGGATACAGGCGATTTTTGCTTAATGGATAGACAAGTAGTAGATATCTTAAATTCTATGCCAGAACGCAACCGTTATATTCGCGGTTTACGTGCTTGGGTAGGTTTTCGACAAACTTCTGTACTTTTTGAAAGAAACCCTCGGTTTGCAGGAGATGTAAAATATACTTTTGGTAAATCTTTATCCCTGGCAATTGATGGTATTATCTCTTTTTCTACAGTTCCCTTACGACTGGCAACCTACTTAGGGACTATCTCGGCGGCGATCGCGATGATTATGATAGTATTAGTGCTTTATTGGCGGATATTTGCCCCAGTCTCTCACTTAATTGGTTACACATTAATTACAATTTCTATGTTTTTCTTGGGTTCAGTCCAATTAATTTGTATTGGTATTTTAGGTGAATATATTGGCAGAATATATGAAGAAGTAAAAGGTCGTCCTCTTTATACATTAAAAGAAACTGGAGGCTTTACAAAAAACTAAACTATTTACTACTTTCAAATCTCAAAAACTTAGGGGCGCAGGCTCTGCGCCCTCAATTGTATTTCATCCCCCCAATCACCGTCATCAATAAAATCAAGGTAACGTCAGTGTCAATACCAGAATTTAGTTTACTACTAATATCAGTTCTTATTAGTGTAGCCGGACAGTTTTTTTTGAAAATGGGAGCAATTAAATTAGGTAAAGTTCATGGAGAAAACATGATTAATCTGATTCTCAACATGATCACGATACCAGAACTTTTATTAGGATTAATCTGTTATGGTATTGGTGCAGTAGCCTATATCTTACTCCTAACCAAAGTAAATCTCAGCGTTGCTGCCCCTGCTGTATCTATTGGTTATATATTTTCTGTATTACTAGGTTATTTTGTTTTAAAAGAACCTATTTCTCTAACCCGTGTTTTTGGACTAGGTTTGATTGTCTCTGGGGTGATATTAGTGATTTGGAAAAAATCAACTTAACAGAACAGTTAAATCCACTATTATGGAAGAGTTATCAATCCGTGATAAAAATATGTCTACTCAAGATTAAAAAAGTAGCCAACGTAACTACTAAATATCATTCATAAAT harbors:
- a CDS encoding EamA family transporter gives rise to the protein MSIPEFSLLLISVLISVAGQFFLKMGAIKLGKVHGENMINLILNMITIPELLLGLICYGIGAVAYILLLTKVNLSVAAPAVSIGYIFSVLLGYFVLKEPISLTRVFGLGLIVSGVILVIWKKST
- a CDS encoding glycosyltransferase family 2 protein — protein: MNQPIYSLVIPIYNEEENIMEMYRRLHDVMEQLDGDVELILIDDGSRDRSLSMMRELHHRDNRVHYLSLARNFGHQVAVTAGLNFVQGQCIIVMDADLQDPPELILTMIEKWHQQYQVVYAQRISRQKEGWLKRLTAYLFYRILRRLAKVDIPVDTGDFCLMDRQVVDILNSMPERNRYIRGLRAWVGFRQTSVLFERNPRFAGDVKYTFGKSLSLAIDGIISFSTVPLRLATYLGTISAAIAMIMIVLVLYWRIFAPVSHLIGYTLITISMFFLGSVQLICIGILGEYIGRIYEEVKGRPLYTLKETGGFTKN